Proteins encoded in a region of the Vibrio ponticus genome:
- the ccmI gene encoding c-type cytochrome biogenesis protein CcmI: MTLFWIASIVLIAISAVFIALPFVKKKANNDAALRDELNKALYKDRLSELQEEDEEGLVVNQQELIDDLKQSLLDDIPSDNQQEESAQLNPWAVIIPSVLLTVALSYGLYAKFGAADDVQQWQQVTSNLPALSKKLMSPEGAALSDDEMQDLTLALRTRLHYEPSDATGWLLLGRIALANRDIDTAIGAMNKAYRLKSDDPDIMLGLAQALMLSQDEVDQDTARSTLGKLVQRNFMDVRVFSLLAFDAYERKDFAAAIRYWSIMQQMIGPQDERYEMLGRSIENAQKQLGVTGANGKSVSVTIDLGEQVNANPDAALIVSVHNADGSPMPVAAARYPLGTFPRTVVLDDGNSMMQGQKLSQLEDYMVRVRVDNDGNVATKEGDWYGESSAAKMGEAVEVIVNEQY, from the coding sequence ATGACTCTATTTTGGATTGCTTCAATCGTTCTAATCGCGATAAGTGCGGTGTTTATTGCTCTGCCTTTTGTAAAAAAGAAAGCGAACAATGACGCTGCGCTACGTGATGAACTCAACAAAGCGCTGTATAAAGATCGTCTTTCTGAGCTTCAAGAAGAAGATGAAGAAGGCTTGGTGGTTAACCAGCAAGAGCTGATTGATGATCTTAAACAATCACTACTGGATGATATTCCTAGCGACAATCAGCAAGAAGAGAGCGCACAACTCAACCCTTGGGCGGTGATTATTCCATCTGTGCTGCTTACAGTCGCCTTGAGTTACGGTTTGTACGCTAAATTTGGTGCTGCAGATGATGTTCAGCAGTGGCAACAAGTGACGTCTAATCTACCGGCGTTGTCGAAGAAACTAATGTCACCAGAAGGTGCTGCGCTAAGTGATGACGAAATGCAGGATCTGACGCTGGCGCTACGTACTCGTCTTCACTACGAACCAAGTGATGCGACCGGCTGGTTACTACTTGGTCGTATTGCTCTGGCAAATCGTGATATCGATACTGCCATTGGTGCGATGAACAAAGCTTACCGCCTGAAATCTGACGATCCAGATATCATGCTTGGGTTGGCTCAGGCGCTGATGCTTTCGCAAGACGAAGTTGACCAAGATACCGCGCGTTCAACGCTAGGTAAGCTGGTGCAGCGCAACTTTATGGACGTTCGCGTGTTCTCGCTTCTGGCTTTTGATGCTTACGAGCGTAAAGATTTTGCCGCGGCGATCCGTTACTGGAGCATTATGCAGCAGATGATTGGCCCGCAAGACGAACGCTACGAAATGCTAGGTCGCAGTATTGAGAATGCTCAGAAACAGTTGGGCGTGACTGGTGCGAATGGAAAATCCGTGTCGGTAACCATCGATCTTGGTGAGCAGGTAAATGCTAATCCAGACGCGGCGTTGATTGTCTCTGTACACAACGCAGATGGCTCACCAATGCCTGTGGCGGCTGCGCGTTACCCATTGGGTACGTTCCCTCGCACAGTGGTGTTGGATGATGGCAACAGTATGATGCAAGGGCAGAAGCTCTCTCAACTTGAAGATTACATGGTGCGTGTACGCGTAGATAACGACGGCAACGTTGCAACCAAAGAAGGCGACTGGTACGGTGAGAGTTCAGCCGCTAAAATGGGAGAAGCGGTTGAGGTTATCGTAAACGAGCAGTATTAA
- a CDS encoding MlaA family lipoprotein: protein MKSLNSKVWTSLLSILLLAGCSSAPDDESETSISNVNDPFESFNRTMWDVNYDYLDPYIVRPVSLAYVGYTPRPVRIGIANFLANLDEPSSMVNNLIMGNGGKALDHFNRFWINTTFGLLGFIDIASDAGITNHGSKALGDAIGHYGVGNGPYVMVPGYGPWTVRETADFADGMYVPLSLLNFWAGLGKWAFEGMETRATLVNQEAMLENSPDPYALTRDVYIQHQDFKAEIETQAEEVDHDEEAYLDEYLDEL from the coding sequence ATGAAGAGCCTTAACTCAAAGGTATGGACGTCACTGTTATCGATACTGCTTTTAGCGGGGTGTTCAAGTGCACCAGACGATGAGTCTGAAACCTCTATCTCCAATGTTAACGACCCATTTGAAAGCTTTAACCGCACCATGTGGGATGTGAACTACGACTATCTTGATCCTTATATCGTACGCCCAGTTTCTCTTGCTTATGTGGGTTACACTCCACGCCCAGTACGAATTGGTATTGCTAACTTTCTCGCCAACCTTGATGAACCATCCAGTATGGTCAACAACCTAATCATGGGTAATGGTGGTAAAGCGTTAGATCACTTTAACCGTTTTTGGATTAACACTACGTTTGGTCTGTTAGGCTTTATTGATATCGCTTCTGACGCGGGAATCACTAACCATGGCTCGAAAGCGCTGGGTGACGCGATTGGTCACTACGGTGTTGGTAACGGTCCTTACGTAATGGTTCCGGGGTATGGACCTTGGACAGTGCGCGAAACCGCCGATTTCGCTGATGGCATGTATGTACCTCTTTCACTGCTTAATTTCTGGGCTGGGCTTGGTAAGTGGGCGTTTGAAGGGATGGAGACTCGTGCAACATTGGTCAATCAAGAAGCCATGTTAGAAAACTCACCAGATCCATACGCATTAACGCGTGACGTATACATTCAGCATCAAGACTTTAAAGCAGAAATTGAAACTCAAGCTGAAGAGGTCGACCACGATGAAGAAGCTTACTTGGATGAGTATCTTGATGAGCTGTAA
- a CDS encoding outer membrane protein transport protein: MKTNKSLLSLAVACGLMSASATVNAAGFQLAEYSATGLGRAYAGEAAMADNASSQWRNPALLTYLEGTQVSVGAIYVDPNIDIEGTSKYFTEHDAKSKDFAHDAVIPNFYVSHKYNDKFALGFALGTNYGMETDLGTDFAAANHGNEASIITKEANLNAAYQITPAVSLGGGLRIVQAEGSFGAVASEHSAIFAGDTLKYMEGDDTAFGWQVGTVWQVNDANRIGFTYKSEVALTLEGFAKGRGFNRADPHAHKNGAMNLDLPATAELATYHQLTDKVAVHTSINWTDWSSFKELVADFPNEESVLIKEENWEDNYRFAVGSTYQYSNKLQLRTGVAYDTSAVSNEHRTATIPETDRLWLSIGAGYQWSEQLSLDAGFTYIMAKDATMHESDSKPLGADTFGGSFEGEVTGSIWLVGVQANYTF; the protein is encoded by the coding sequence ATGAAAACAAACAAGTCTCTCCTATCACTTGCAGTGGCATGTGGTTTAATGTCAGCTTCAGCAACAGTAAACGCAGCGGGTTTCCAGCTAGCAGAATACTCAGCAACAGGTCTTGGCCGCGCATACGCAGGCGAAGCAGCAATGGCTGATAACGCAAGCTCACAATGGCGCAACCCAGCGCTTCTAACTTACCTAGAAGGGACTCAAGTTTCTGTTGGCGCTATCTATGTTGACCCGAATATTGATATTGAAGGCACATCTAAGTACTTCACAGAGCACGATGCAAAATCTAAAGACTTTGCCCATGATGCGGTAATTCCCAACTTTTATGTTTCGCACAAATACAACGACAAGTTTGCACTAGGTTTTGCTCTTGGTACTAACTACGGCATGGAAACTGATTTAGGCACAGACTTCGCGGCTGCTAACCATGGTAATGAAGCAAGCATCATCACTAAAGAGGCAAACCTAAACGCAGCATATCAAATTACTCCAGCAGTAAGTCTGGGTGGTGGTTTACGTATCGTACAAGCTGAAGGTAGCTTTGGCGCTGTTGCTTCTGAGCATTCTGCAATCTTTGCTGGTGACACTCTAAAATACATGGAAGGTGATGACACCGCATTTGGTTGGCAAGTTGGTACAGTTTGGCAAGTTAACGATGCTAACCGCATTGGCTTCACTTATAAGTCAGAAGTAGCACTCACCCTTGAAGGCTTCGCTAAAGGTCGTGGTTTTAACCGAGCAGACCCACATGCACATAAGAATGGTGCAATGAACTTAGATTTGCCAGCAACTGCAGAACTTGCAACCTACCACCAATTAACTGATAAGGTTGCTGTTCATACCAGTATTAACTGGACTGATTGGAGCAGTTTCAAAGAATTAGTAGCCGACTTCCCTAATGAAGAAAGCGTACTCATCAAAGAAGAGAACTGGGAAGATAACTATCGTTTCGCTGTAGGTTCAACCTACCAATACAGCAATAAACTGCAACTTCGCACCGGTGTTGCTTACGATACTTCAGCAGTTAGTAACGAACACCGCACAGCGACGATTCCAGAGACAGACCGCCTATGGCTGAGCATTGGTGCTGGCTACCAGTGGTCAGAGCAATTAAGTCTAGATGCTGGCTTTACTTATATCATGGCGAAAGATGCAACAATGCATGAAAGCGACAGTAAACCATTAGGTGCTGATACTTTCGGTGGTTCATTCGAAGGTGAAGTAACTGGCAGCATCTGGTTAGTTGGTGTGCAAGCGAACTACACATTCTAA
- a CDS encoding outer membrane protein transport protein, with protein sequence MNKTRLFKKTLLAVTVSTVTLASQQALAAGFQLNAQSATGIGRAFAGDAVIADNASVMARNPAAMALFDKTEFSIGFESITSMIEVKDAEYRSAGLAAGPSIVTNKTDVPDTDDVGATSIAPNIHLIVPVNDKFAWGVNAYSNFGTKTEFSDDYIASEYGGLTDVKSFNFGLAGSYRLNEQWSFGAGLDLIYGQGTMKRTGSDLLLSGAGEDLLNVDKADGFAFGFNVGTVYELDENNRFGFSYRYSPEFEAEDDKGQKITLPLPDMAEFSGYHKIEDTKFAVHYSIQYIGWGAFDKIKFRNLDENASPVGNDSGGSYDKQYKWQDGWHYAIGGTYYLNNDWTLRAGYMYDTSAQDSLTSISVPDSDRQWFSTGFTYHIDNSSNIDFGFTYLLGDDVKVDESTPVDLPAFLGGATIEGSGISATTRANAILVGLQYSRSF encoded by the coding sequence ATGAATAAAACGCGTCTGTTTAAAAAGACACTGTTAGCAGTGACCGTTTCAACAGTTACACTAGCATCGCAACAAGCTCTCGCCGCTGGTTTCCAGCTTAACGCACAATCTGCAACAGGTATCGGCCGTGCATTCGCTGGTGACGCAGTAATTGCTGATAACGCATCAGTAATGGCTCGTAACCCTGCTGCAATGGCTCTATTTGATAAAACTGAGTTTTCTATTGGTTTTGAAAGCATCACTTCAATGATTGAAGTTAAAGATGCGGAGTACCGCAGCGCAGGCTTAGCAGCAGGACCTTCAATTGTTACAAATAAAACCGATGTCCCAGATACCGATGATGTAGGCGCGACGTCAATTGCACCAAATATTCACCTTATTGTTCCTGTTAATGACAAATTTGCCTGGGGTGTAAACGCGTACTCTAACTTTGGTACTAAAACCGAATTTTCTGACGACTATATCGCTTCAGAATACGGCGGTTTGACTGATGTTAAGAGCTTTAACTTTGGTCTCGCAGGTTCATACCGCCTGAATGAGCAATGGAGCTTTGGTGCGGGTTTAGATCTAATCTATGGTCAAGGCACAATGAAACGTACTGGTAGTGATCTGCTGCTAAGTGGCGCAGGAGAAGATCTACTAAACGTTGATAAAGCAGATGGTTTCGCATTCGGCTTTAATGTAGGTACGGTTTACGAACTCGATGAAAATAATCGCTTTGGCTTCTCTTACCGCTATAGCCCAGAATTTGAAGCAGAAGACGATAAAGGTCAAAAGATCACTTTACCACTACCAGATATGGCAGAGTTCTCAGGCTACCACAAAATCGAAGATACTAAATTTGCGGTACACTACTCTATCCAATACATTGGTTGGGGTGCATTCGATAAAATTAAATTCCGTAATCTTGACGAAAACGCTTCACCTGTTGGCAATGACTCAGGCGGTTCTTACGACAAACAATACAAATGGCAAGATGGTTGGCACTACGCGATTGGTGGTACTTACTACCTAAACAATGACTGGACACTACGTGCAGGTTACATGTATGACACCAGCGCACAAGACAGTTTAACTTCTATCTCTGTACCAGACTCTGACCGCCAATGGTTCTCGACTGGCTTCACTTACCACATTGATAACAGTTCAAATATCGACTTTGGCTTTACTTACCTATTAGGTGATGATGTTAAAGTTGATGAATCAACACCTGTTGATCTGCCTGCATTCTTAGGCGGAGCTACAATTGAAGGCTCAGGTATCTCAGCTACAACTCGCGCTAACGCGATCCTAGTTGGTCTACAATACAGCCGCAGCTTCTAA
- a CDS encoding DUF3379 domain-containing protein: MDELEFRRRIMSDPKERDSDILDAMRTNDNNSKFAEELLDLDSRIAKAMNVEVPEDLADRILFNQSSHSQSNVVRPNFIKRSMAMAASVAFVVGLLVGQINWGNIVVAPAQASIADTAIEHVMAEKPFIANLDEKVNTAQINAKMAPFTHELSKQFPYHVYYLNHCGFGEANALHMVFEGEKGKVTLFMTSMPSDGVVDFQKQGMDGVVEPVGNNSMVIVGEKGENVTKIADSIKQLIQPVAI, translated from the coding sequence ATGGATGAGTTAGAATTCCGTCGTCGTATTATGTCTGACCCTAAAGAGCGGGACAGTGACATTCTCGATGCGATGCGTACCAATGACAACAACAGTAAGTTTGCCGAAGAACTCTTAGATCTCGACAGCCGCATAGCTAAGGCTATGAATGTTGAGGTGCCAGAAGATCTCGCTGACCGAATTTTGTTTAATCAGAGTTCGCACAGCCAAAGCAATGTAGTGAGACCGAACTTTATCAAGCGCAGCATGGCGATGGCCGCTTCGGTTGCATTTGTTGTGGGATTGCTGGTCGGTCAAATCAACTGGGGCAATATTGTGGTCGCCCCCGCACAAGCGAGTATCGCCGATACTGCGATTGAACATGTGATGGCTGAAAAGCCGTTTATTGCCAACTTAGACGAAAAGGTTAACACCGCACAGATCAACGCCAAGATGGCGCCTTTTACTCACGAACTGAGTAAACAGTTTCCTTACCACGTCTATTACCTTAACCACTGTGGTTTTGGAGAAGCTAACGCGCTGCATATGGTGTTTGAAGGCGAAAAAGGCAAGGTCACACTATTTATGACGAGCATGCCTTCTGATGGCGTAGTCGATTTCCAAAAACAAGGCATGGATGGCGTGGTTGAGCCGGTCGGCAATAACAGTATGGTGATTGTGGGCGAAAAGGGTGAAAACGTCACTAAGATCGCCGATTCAATCAAACAACTTATCCAACCAGTTGCTATCTAA
- a CDS encoding sigma-70 family RNA polymerase sigma factor has protein sequence MDRQRKYEALVRAYHRDLYRYAYWLCKDPTIAEDLVQETCLRAWKSLDSLQDDKAAKSWLITILRRENARRFERKQFDLVDIDDHANEARVSDDSHHQSEWIHAQIMKLEVDYREPLFLQVVGGFSGDEIGEILELNKNTVMTRLFRARNQLKEMLESEEQHKGAHNG, from the coding sequence ATGGACAGACAAAGAAAATATGAAGCGCTGGTTCGAGCCTATCATCGCGATCTTTACCGCTACGCCTACTGGCTATGTAAAGATCCAACGATTGCTGAAGACCTAGTGCAGGAAACTTGCTTACGAGCATGGAAATCTCTCGACAGCTTGCAGGATGATAAAGCCGCTAAGTCATGGCTGATTACCATTTTGCGTCGAGAGAATGCCCGCCGCTTTGAGCGTAAACAATTTGATTTGGTTGATATCGACGATCACGCTAACGAGGCGAGAGTCAGCGATGATTCACATCACCAGTCAGAATGGATTCACGCCCAAATCATGAAGCTTGAAGTCGACTATCGCGAGCCGCTGTTTCTACAAGTAGTGGGTGGATTTAGCGGCGATGAAATTGGTGAAATATTAGAGTTAAACAAAAATACCGTAATGACGCGGCTATTTAGAGCAAGGAACCAACTCAAAGAGATGTTGGAGTCCGAAGAGCAACATAAAGGAGCGCACAATGGATGA
- the fadI gene encoding acetyl-CoA C-acyltransferase FadI, producing the protein MGKQEVTTRSGERVAIVAGLRTPFARQSTEFSQVPAVDLGKMVVSEMLTRTDIDPKLIEQVVFGQVVQMPEAPNIAREIVLGTGMNIHTDAYSVTRACATSFQAAVNVAESIMAGTIDVGIAGGADSSSVLPIGVSKKLAANLLALSKAKTMSQKLNIIKNLSLKDLMPVPPAVAEYSTGLSMGQTAEQMAKSHGITRAEQDALAHRSHTLASQAWKEGKISAEVMTAFPEPYKKWLAEDNNIRHDSTLESYAKLRPAFDRQYGSVTAANSTPLTDGAAAVMLMREGKAKELGLDILGYIRSYAFSAIGVEKDMLMGPSYATPIALDRAGISLNDLTLIDMHEAFAAQALSNVKMFASDKFAQEKLGRSKAIGEIDMDKFNVLGGSIAYGHPFAATGARMMTQTLHELKRRGGGLALNTACAAGGLGAAMILEVE; encoded by the coding sequence ATGGGCAAGCAGGAAGTGACTACTCGCTCAGGAGAACGAGTTGCCATCGTAGCGGGGTTGCGTACGCCATTTGCTAGGCAGAGTACCGAATTTAGCCAAGTACCTGCGGTTGATTTAGGCAAAATGGTGGTTAGCGAAATGCTGACGCGAACAGATATTGATCCTAAATTGATTGAGCAAGTGGTGTTTGGTCAGGTGGTTCAGATGCCAGAGGCACCAAACATTGCACGCGAAATTGTTTTGGGTACTGGAATGAACATCCATACTGACGCTTACAGTGTGACTCGTGCTTGCGCGACCAGTTTTCAAGCGGCGGTAAACGTGGCAGAAAGCATCATGGCAGGCACCATTGATGTCGGGATCGCAGGGGGAGCGGACTCTTCATCAGTACTGCCTATCGGCGTTTCTAAAAAGCTCGCGGCAAACTTATTAGCGCTAAGTAAAGCCAAAACCATGTCGCAAAAGCTCAACATTATTAAAAACCTATCATTGAAAGACCTCATGCCAGTGCCACCTGCGGTTGCAGAGTACTCCACTGGATTGTCGATGGGGCAAACTGCAGAACAGATGGCGAAAAGTCACGGCATTACACGCGCAGAACAAGACGCGCTTGCTCACCGCTCTCATACGCTGGCTTCACAAGCTTGGAAAGAGGGTAAGATTTCCGCAGAGGTGATGACGGCATTCCCTGAACCTTACAAAAAGTGGTTGGCGGAAGACAACAATATCCGTCACGACTCAACTTTAGAAAGCTACGCCAAACTGCGACCTGCTTTCGATCGTCAATACGGCAGTGTAACCGCCGCAAACAGTACCCCGTTAACCGATGGTGCTGCGGCGGTGATGTTAATGCGCGAAGGTAAAGCGAAAGAGTTAGGTTTAGATATCCTTGGTTACATTCGCTCTTACGCTTTCTCAGCGATTGGCGTTGAGAAAGATATGCTGATGGGACCTTCTTACGCGACGCCAATCGCACTTGATCGTGCCGGTATCAGTCTCAACGATTTAACTTTAATCGACATGCATGAAGCCTTTGCCGCTCAAGCACTCTCGAATGTGAAGATGTTCGCTAGCGATAAGTTTGCCCAAGAGAAACTTGGGCGAAGCAAAGCGATTGGTGAAATCGATATGGACAAGTTCAATGTATTGGGCGGCTCCATTGCTTATGGTCACCCGTTTGCGGCAACAGGTGCGCGGATGATGACGCAAACCTTGCACGAGTTAAAACGTCGTGGCGGCGGTTTAGCATTGAATACCGCTTGTGCTGCTGGTGGTTTGGGCGCGGCGATGATTTTGGAGGTTGAGTAA
- the fadJ gene encoding fatty acid oxidation complex subunit alpha FadJ, with protein MTDTKAFNLTIDEQKIAWLCIDVPNEKMNTLQAAFASDMEQVFAEIEQDKSTIKGLILHSGKPDNFVAGADVRMLDACRTSEEAQALAQKGQEMFQKLADLPFPVVAAIHGPCLGGGLELALACDYRVCSDDDKTRIGLPEVQLGLLPGSGGTQRLPRLIGLLPSLDMILTGKQLRAKKAKKLGVVDACVPQTILLDVAKQLLEKNKKAKHKASTKEKLMANTGLGRKVIFEQAAKKTEQKARGNYPATTAILDVIRYGLEKGLSKGLEYEAKRFGELVMTPESKALRSIFFATTEMKKEHGGDAEPLVVKRVGVLGGGLMGAGIAHVSVAKAKVPVRIKDVSNDGVLNALNYNFKLFDKQRKRRIVSKAQLQAKMNQISGGTDFTTFNQLDVVIEAVFEDLNLKQQMVADIEQHAKAETIFATNTSSLPIGQIAEKAARPENVVGLHYFSPVEKMPLVEVIPHEGTSDQTISTVVELARKQGKTPIVVKDQAGFYVNRILAPYMNEAAQVLLTGEPIEQLDNALLNAGFPVGPITLLDEVGVDIGAKIMPILVKELGPRFQGPDVFDTLLNDGRKGRKSGKGFYTYKGKEKKVDKTVYQLLNLKPEAKLAEAEIAMRCILPMLNEAVRCLDEGIIRSPRDGDIGAIFGIGFPPFLGGPFRYMDQIGIAKLVEMMNEHAAKYGDRFAPCDGLLTRASVGESFYSSES; from the coding sequence ATGACGGATACTAAAGCATTCAATCTAACCATTGATGAACAGAAGATCGCATGGCTGTGCATTGATGTTCCAAATGAAAAGATGAACACACTACAAGCGGCATTTGCCTCGGATATGGAGCAAGTGTTCGCTGAAATTGAACAAGATAAATCAACCATTAAAGGGTTAATTCTTCATTCTGGTAAGCCAGATAACTTCGTCGCTGGTGCTGATGTACGCATGTTGGATGCGTGTCGCACCAGTGAAGAAGCGCAAGCATTAGCGCAAAAGGGACAAGAGATGTTCCAAAAGCTGGCGGACTTGCCTTTTCCGGTCGTTGCGGCAATTCACGGTCCTTGTTTAGGAGGGGGATTGGAGCTCGCACTGGCGTGTGATTATCGAGTCTGTAGTGACGACGATAAAACTCGCATTGGTTTGCCAGAAGTACAATTGGGCCTGTTACCGGGCTCAGGCGGTACTCAGCGTCTGCCACGTTTGATTGGTTTACTGCCATCGCTTGATATGATCCTAACTGGTAAGCAGCTGCGCGCCAAGAAAGCCAAAAAGCTGGGTGTGGTGGATGCTTGCGTACCGCAAACAATCTTACTCGATGTGGCTAAGCAACTGCTTGAGAAAAACAAGAAAGCAAAACACAAAGCCTCAACCAAAGAGAAGTTGATGGCGAATACCGGATTAGGGCGCAAAGTCATCTTTGAACAAGCGGCAAAGAAAACTGAGCAGAAAGCACGGGGTAACTATCCGGCAACCACAGCTATTTTAGATGTGATTCGCTATGGTTTAGAGAAGGGCTTAAGCAAAGGTTTAGAATATGAAGCGAAACGCTTTGGTGAGCTGGTGATGACGCCAGAATCAAAAGCGTTGCGTTCGATTTTCTTTGCCACCACTGAGATGAAAAAAGAGCACGGTGGAGATGCTGAGCCACTTGTGGTTAAGCGTGTCGGTGTACTTGGCGGCGGTCTAATGGGCGCGGGTATCGCGCATGTTTCGGTGGCGAAAGCCAAGGTACCGGTGCGAATTAAAGATGTGAGTAATGATGGCGTACTGAACGCACTCAATTACAACTTCAAGCTGTTTGATAAACAGCGCAAACGCCGCATTGTCAGCAAAGCGCAGTTGCAAGCTAAGATGAACCAGATCTCGGGCGGTACGGATTTCACCACTTTTAACCAGTTAGACGTGGTGATTGAAGCGGTATTTGAAGATCTCAACCTTAAGCAACAAATGGTGGCAGACATTGAGCAACATGCCAAAGCGGAAACCATTTTTGCTACTAACACCTCGTCTTTGCCAATTGGACAAATTGCTGAAAAAGCGGCAAGACCAGAGAATGTTGTCGGTTTGCACTACTTTAGCCCGGTAGAAAAGATGCCATTGGTGGAAGTGATTCCGCACGAGGGCACGTCCGATCAAACCATTTCAACGGTGGTAGAGCTTGCTCGTAAACAGGGTAAAACGCCAATCGTAGTAAAAGATCAAGCGGGTTTCTATGTTAACCGTATCCTTGCTCCTTACATGAACGAAGCGGCGCAGGTTCTATTGACGGGTGAGCCGATTGAGCAACTCGACAATGCCTTGTTAAATGCTGGTTTCCCTGTTGGTCCAATCACACTACTGGATGAAGTTGGTGTAGATATTGGCGCGAAAATTATGCCTATTTTGGTCAAAGAGTTAGGTCCACGTTTCCAAGGTCCGGATGTATTCGATACGTTACTGAATGATGGGCGTAAAGGACGTAAGAGTGGCAAAGGGTTTTACACTTACAAAGGTAAAGAGAAGAAAGTTGATAAGACGGTTTATCAACTACTGAACTTAAAGCCTGAAGCGAAACTTGCCGAAGCGGAAATTGCCATGCGCTGTATCTTGCCGATGTTAAATGAAGCGGTGCGCTGTCTCGATGAGGGGATCATTCGCTCTCCACGTGATGGTGACATTGGCGCGATCTTTGGTATTGGTTTCCCGCCGTTCTTAGGTGGACCATTCCGCTATATGGATCAAATTGGCATCGCGAAATTGGTCGAAATGATGAATGAACATGCCGCGAAATATGGCGATCGCTTTGCGCCGTGTGACGGGCTACTGACTCGTGCCAGCGTTGGGGAATCTTTTTATTCCAGCGAGTCTTAA
- the trpB gene encoding tryptophan synthase subunit beta codes for MKNTFNHALPDAQGYFGEYGGSFIPEELQTVMNEITAAYNECRQDPEFQKELARLYKHFVGRPSPIFHAENLSNKYGVDIYLKREDLNHTGAHKINHCLGEALLAKKMGKQKLIAETGAGQHGVALATAAALVGLECDIYMGEVDIAKEHPNVVRMRILGANVIPATHGRKTLKEAVDAAFEAYLKDPINQLYAIGSVVGPHPFPMMVRDFQSIIGNEAREQFQEMTGKLPDNLVACVGGGSNAMGLFTAFLDDQEVAIHGVEPAGRSLVEVGEHAATLTLGEPGVMHGFKSYMLKDDAGEPQEVYSVASGLDYPSVGPQHSYLKDLGRVQYGTADDKESIDAFFELSRLEGIIPAIESSHAVAYALKLAKQGVKGSILLNLSGRGDKDIDFVVENYGKQYGIESLI; via the coding sequence ATGAAAAATACATTCAATCATGCTTTACCGGATGCTCAAGGTTACTTTGGCGAGTACGGCGGCAGTTTTATTCCTGAAGAGCTGCAAACGGTGATGAATGAAATCACAGCGGCTTACAATGAGTGCCGACAAGATCCCGAGTTTCAAAAAGAACTGGCGCGTCTGTATAAGCATTTTGTTGGTCGCCCTAGTCCCATTTTTCATGCGGAGAACTTGTCGAACAAATATGGCGTTGATATTTATTTAAAGCGTGAAGATCTTAACCATACCGGTGCGCACAAAATCAACCACTGCCTCGGTGAGGCTCTGCTGGCGAAGAAGATGGGCAAGCAGAAGCTCATTGCTGAAACTGGCGCTGGTCAACATGGCGTAGCGTTAGCAACGGCTGCAGCATTGGTAGGCTTGGAGTGTGATATCTATATGGGTGAAGTCGATATCGCCAAAGAGCACCCTAATGTAGTGCGCATGCGTATTCTTGGCGCGAATGTTATTCCTGCCACTCACGGGCGTAAAACCTTGAAAGAAGCAGTCGATGCCGCGTTTGAAGCGTACTTAAAAGATCCAATTAATCAACTGTATGCGATTGGCTCGGTGGTGGGGCCGCATCCATTCCCAATGATGGTGCGTGATTTCCAATCAATCATCGGTAATGAAGCTCGCGAGCAGTTCCAAGAGATGACCGGTAAATTGCCTGATAACCTAGTCGCTTGTGTTGGTGGTGGCTCAAATGCAATGGGGTTGTTTACTGCATTCCTTGACGACCAAGAGGTCGCGATTCATGGTGTTGAGCCTGCGGGACGCTCATTGGTTGAAGTGGGCGAGCATGCTGCAACTTTAACCCTGGGTGAACCAGGCGTCATGCATGGCTTTAAATCCTACATGTTGAAAGATGACGCTGGCGAGCCGCAGGAAGTCTATTCAGTCGCCAGTGGTCTTGATTACCCGTCTGTGGGTCCTCAGCATAGTTACCTTAAAGATTTGGGACGAGTGCAGTACGGCACGGCTGATGATAAAGAGTCGATTGATGCCTTCTTTGAACTGTCGCGACTCGAAGGGATTATTCCTGCTATTGAGTCCTCACATGCGGTTGCTTATGCGCTGAAACTGGCGAAGCAGGGCGTGAAAGGCTCAATTTTGCTTAACTTATCAGGTCGCGGTGATAAAGATATCGACTTTGTGGTTGAAAACTACGGTAAGCAATATGGTATTGAGTCGCTTATCTGA